The following are from one region of the Pseudorasbora parva isolate DD20220531a chromosome 12, ASM2467924v1, whole genome shotgun sequence genome:
- the lyl1 gene encoding protein lyl-1, translating to MMEKNESPVSPSSVSPSALQHVSPARKDSPEANATRDEENHTDRIGDTTEPEATIAKMGPTTPPRRSPSTASSGERVPCSTTSIPPNIPVISLAHSKPPMPPLPMLATPLTALHPAPQIPHGPAELRLAQLSSLSSTGPPTALLPPPFLQTHPFISSSFLGPSGSFGIFSNARVKRRPSTHFELDLNEGPPQKLARRVFTNSRERWRQQNVNGAFSELRKLIPTHPPDKKLSKNEILRLAMKYINFLVQLLNDQTSDQAFKGTTDGVADAQDGRKDESEDLGSGSSPSCKNRDSMDSMMVLTASSGSSCYGDTDSEESTGPRTCGIETKHSGITEKVQEQILAVTASSYQR from the exons ATGATGGAGAAAAACGAGTCGCCCGTCTCGCCCTCCTCAGTGTCTCCATCTGCTCTCCAGCATGTCAGTCCTGCTCGTAAGGACTCCCCTGAGGCTAATGCGACTCGTGATGAAGAGAATCATACGGACAGAATTGGCGACACAACTGAACCAGAGGCCACCATAGCCAAGATGGGTCCGACAACACCTCCCCGGCGAAGCCCTTCTACAGCTTCCAGCGGCGAGCGTGTCCCCTGCTCAACCACATCCATCCCTCCCAACATCCCGGTCATCAGCCTGGCTCACAGCAAACCCCCCATGCCCCCTCTCCCCATGCTGGCGACCCCGCTGACGGCCCTGCATCCCGCTCCACAGATCCCGCACGGCCCCGCAGAGCTCCGGTTGGCACAGCTGTCCTCCCTGTCCAGCACGGGACCCCCCACGGCCCTCCTGCCCCCACCTTTCCTGCAGACACACCCTTTCATTAGCAG CTCTTTCCTCGGACCGTCTGGAAGCTTTGGGATCTTCAGCAATGCTCGTGTGAAGAGACGCCCCTCCACACACTTTGAACTGGACCTCAATGAAG GTCCTCCTCAGAAGTTGGCTCGGCGTGTCTTCACCAACAGCCGCGAGCGCTGGCGGCAGCAGAACGTAAACGGCGCGTTCTCTGAGCTCCGTAAACTCATCCCGACACACCCGCCCGACAAGAAGCTCAGCAAGAATGAGATACTACGACTCGCCATGAAGTATATCAACTTCCTCGTCCAGCTGCTGAACGACCAGACAAGCGATCAGGCGTTTAAAGGCACGACGGACGGTGTGGCGGATGCTCAGGATGGGAGGAAGGACGAAAGCGAGGATTTGGGAAGCGGCAGCTCCCCGTCTTGTAAAAACAGAGACTCCATGGACTCCATGATGGTGCTGACGGCGTCGTCGGGCTCCAGCTGCTACGGGGACACAGACAGCGAGGAGAGC